One window of the Triticum dicoccoides isolate Atlit2015 ecotype Zavitan chromosome 3B, WEW_v2.0, whole genome shotgun sequence genome contains the following:
- the LOC119274266 gene encoding 60S ribosomal protein L9, with the protein MKTILASETMEIPEEVTVKVSAKMISVTGPRGTLTRNFKHLNLDFQLQEGGRKLKVDAWFGTRKTMAAIRTAISHVQNLITGVTKGFRYKMRFVYAHFPINASITAANKGIEIRNFLGEKKVRKVDMLDGVTILRSEKVKDEIVLDGNDIELVSRSAALINQKCHVKNKDIRKFLDGIYVSDKGAIKEE; encoded by the exons ATGAAGACGATCCTGGCGTCGGAGACGATGGAGATCCCGGAGGAGGTGACggtgaaggtgtcggcgaagatgaTCTCGGTGACGGGTCCCCGGGGGACGCTGACCCGCAACTTCAAGCACCTCAACCTCGACTTCCAGCTGCAGGAAGGCGGGCGGAAGCTCAAGGTGGACGCCTGGTTCGGCACCCGCAAGACCATGGCCGCCATCCGCACCGCCATCTCCCACGTCCAGAACCTCATCACCGGGGTCACCAAGGGCTTCCGCTACAAGATGCGCTTCGTCTACGCCCACTTCCCCATCAACGCCTCCATCACCGCCGCCAACAAGGGCATCGAGATCAGGAACTTCCTCGGCGAGAAGAAG GTAAGGAAAGTAGACATGCTTGACGGTGTGACGATCCTGCGGTCCGAGAAAGTTAAGGATGAGATTGTCCTGGATGGCAACGACATCGAGCTAGTCTCTCGCTCTGCTGCCCTGATCAACCAG AAATGCCACGTGAAGAACAAGGACATCAGGAAGTTCCTGGACGGCATCTACGTCAGCGACAAGGGCGCCATCAAGGAAGAGTAG